The Humulus lupulus chromosome 4, drHumLupu1.1, whole genome shotgun sequence genome has a window encoding:
- the LOC133832501 gene encoding uncharacterized protein LOC133832501 yields MSVQGFIRGLKPMIARDVKMTSTELVSYVEILDKALDTEYMKSCIWKDNAARRDANKSKVFQESNKRRPNRVKIVALEKGECQADTNKCFKCNQAGHLRKDCPQWKAGQNSNNNLVPTRVFALTHNEAANSNIIVTGQLPISGMMCKVLIDFGAAHSYVSMNMIDKLGMPCKLSEYSFSTMLLSVDMMLSTRWLLSAPITIEGRECPTDLIELNIPDYDAILGMDWLSKHGATIYCRKKIVDFRPKEGELFSFKRELACFRTPIISTLEARNMMQHGCSIFLASVVDKSKETE; encoded by the exons ATGAGTGTTCAAGGATTCATAAGGGGATTGAAGCCTATGATTGCCAGGGATGTGAAAATGACTAGTACAGAGCTAGTTAGCTATGTTGAGATTCTGGACAAAGCTTTAGACACTGAGTACATGAAAAGTTGTATATGGAAGGACAATGCTGCAAGGAGAGATGCCAATAAGAGTAAAGTCTTTCAAGAGAGTAACAAGAGGAGGCCTAATAGGGTCAAAATAGTGGCACTGGAAAAAG GAGAATGCCAAGCTGACACCAACAAATGTTTCAAGTGCAATCAGGCAGGACATCTGAGAaaggattgcccacaatggaaagCAGGACAGAATAGTAACAACAATCTAGTGCCAACACgtgtttttgccttaacccataATGAAGCAGCCAACAGTAACATCATAGTCACAGgccagctccctatatctggtatgaTGTGTAAAGTCCTTATTGATTTTGGAGCGGCTCactcttatgtttccatgaatatgattgataagtTGGGTATGCCTTGTAAACTGTCTGAGTatagttttagtacaatgttactgTCGGTagacatgatgttgtcaactaggtggttactGTCAGCACCTATAACGATAGAGGGTAGGGAGTGCCCGACAGACCTTATAGAACTAAATATACCAGACTATGATgccatacttggcatggattggttatcaaaacATGGAGCAACAATTTATTGTCGGAAGAAGATTGTGGATTTCAGACCAAAAGAAGGcgaactcttttcttttaaaaGAGAATTAGCATGTTTTCGTACACCCATAATATCGACACtggaagcacggaatatgatgcaGCATGGCTGTTCGatatttctagctagtgtggtggataaatccaaggaaACAGAGTAG